The following proteins are encoded in a genomic region of Fusarium oxysporum f. sp. lycopersici 4287 chromosome 1, whole genome shotgun sequence:
- a CDS encoding 6-phosphofructo-2-kinase, translating into MHNLLGVSPPSPALPAQHSSAAQQTSSNSLPPTSNPSSNPTSNPTSDPSSNPNNPNNYAVLPPPADGDHDHLPPPANAPSSLAVALRSLNDLTETPTYARSVTSTAPSSPRIPPLRQNSGHQTPRVRPHATTLNIPGMTRSRVSPDGRIPSRDVAAKLVIVMVGLPARGKSYITKKLQRYLSWQQHDSRIFNVGNRRRVAAGRRVSVHPKLQPEPEHMDPPVHAASILLNGNPAPFGPEQAEPEKLDLNDAAQSEVDQSATFFDPKNQTAAAMREQCAMDTLDELLDYLLDGGGAVGILDATNSTIERRKNITNRIKQREPKLGILFIESICQDPTLLEANMRLKLSGPDYRDKDPQKSLEDFKKRVAAYESAYVPLGEYEEKHDLQYIQMIDVGRKLIQHRLKGFLSSGISTYLASFNLAPRQIWITRHGQSVDNELGRLGGNSPLTERGHCYGQALHNFITYQRKHWLIEQKSKKAQATFPPVPGDNTPPYPEMYREIEDKNFCVWTSMLDRSVDTAEYFEADDDYDVKNWEMLNEMNSGQFEGMTYAEIAQKEPEEFAKRAQDKLNYIYPGVGGEGYLQVVSRLRDMVREVERIEDHLLIIGHRSVCRVLMAYFMDLSLADITDMDIPLGMLYSIEPKPYGLDFHAYRYNEDQGWFDELPNYKPTKTARNSIIKPQH; encoded by the exons ATGCATAACCTTCTCGGTGTATCACCTCCTTCGCCAGCGCTGCCAGCGCAACATTCGTCTGCAGCGCAACAGACATCCTCAAATTCTCTACCACCTACATCGAATCCTAGCTCGAATCCGACGTCAAACCCAACTTCAGACCCTTCCTCGAATCCAAACAACCCAAATAACTACGCGGTTCTTCCTCCACCAGCAGATGGTGACCATgaccatcttcctcctccagcaaATGCACCTTCCTCGTTGGCTGTGGCACTGCGATCGCTAAACGATTTGACCGAAACCCCCACATATGCGCGAAGCGTCACTTCAACAGCGCCGAGCTCGCCACGCAT TCCTCCGCTACGACAGAATTCTGGACATCAAACACCACGAGTCCGGCCACATGCGACAACGCTCAACATTCCGGGCATGACCCGGTCAAGAGTCTCACCTGATGGAAGAATTCCTTCTCGTGATGTTGCCGCAAAGCTTGTTATTGTCATGGTAGGCTTGCCGGCCCGAGGAAAGTCTtacatcaccaagaagcttcaaAGGTATCtttcttggcagcagcatGATTCTCGCATTTTCAATGTCGGAAACCGAAGACGTGTAGCTGCCGGACGCAGAGTTTCTGTCCACCCAAAGTTGCAGCCTGAGCCGGAACACATGGATCCTCCTGTGCATGCGGCTTCCATTTTGCTAAATGGTAACCCGGCACCGTTTGGTCCCGAGCAGGCTGAGCCGGAGAAGCTTGATTTGAACGATGCCGCTCAATCCGAGGTGGACCAGTCCGCTACATTCTTTGATCCCAAGAACCAAACTGCCGCGGCCATGCGTGAGCAGTGTGCTATGGATACTTTGGACGAGCTGTTGGACTACCTTCTCGATGGAGGCGGCGCTGTCGGCATTCTTGATGCCACAAACAGCACTATTGAACGAAGAAAGAACATCACCAACCGCATTAAGCAGAGGGAGCCTAAGCTGGGTATTCTTTTCATTGAGAGTATCTGTCAAGATCCTACTCTTCTCGAGGCGAATATGCGGTTGAAGCTGTCTGGTCCTGACTATCGTGACAAGGACCCTCAGAAGTCACTGGAAGATTTTAAGAAGCGAGTCGCTGCATACGAGAGTGCGTACGTTCCTCTTGGTGAATACGAGGAAAAGCACGACTTGCAATACATCCAG ATGATTGATGTTGGTCGAAAACTAATCCAGCACCGTCTCAAGGGTTTCCTCAGCAGTGGTATTAGCACTTACCTCGCTAGCTTCAATCTTGCCCCTCGACAGATCTGGATTACCCGACATGGTCAGAGTGTCGATAACGAGCTTGGAAGATTGGGTGGAAACTCACCGCTTACCGAGCGCGGCCATTGCTACGGCCAAGCTCTTCACAACTTCATTACTTATCAGCGCAAGCACTGGCTTATTGAgcagaagagcaagaaagcTCAGGCTACTTTCCCTCCTGTGCCCGGTGACAACACACCTCCCTACCCTGAGATGTACCGGGAGATTGAGGACAAGAACTTTTGTGTCTGGACTTCGATGCTCGATCGCAGCGTGGACACAGCTGAATACTTCGAGGCCGACGATGACTACGATGTAAAGAACTGGGAAATGCTTAACGAAATGAACTCGGGCCAGTTCGAGGGTATGACATATGCGGAAATCGCACAGAAGGAGCCCGAGGAATTTGCCAAGCGAGCGCAGGACAAGCTCAACTACATCTATCCTGGAGTCGGGGGTGAAGGTTATCTGCAGGTTGTGAGCCGTCTGCGGGATATGGTTCGAGAGGTTGAGCGCATTGAAGATCATCTTCTTATCATTGGACACCGCTCTGTCTGTAGAGTCCTGATGGCCTATTTCATGGACCTGTCCCTGGCGGACATCACAGACATGGACATCCCCCTTGGCATGCTCTACTCTATTGAGCCCAAGCCTTACGGCCTTGACTTCCATGCTTACCGATACAACGAAGACCAGGGCTGGTTTGACGAGCTCCCCAACTACAAACCTACAAAGACGGCCcgcaacagcatcatcaagccaCAGCATTAA
- a CDS encoding 6-phosphofructo-2-kinase — protein MPSAIPVAPAGRRQSKQSGLLKSVMHNLLGVSPPSPALPAQHSSAAQQTSSNSLPPTSNPSSNPTSNPTSDPSSNPNNPNNYAVLPPPADGDHDHLPPPANAPSSLAVALRSLNDLTETPTYARSVTSTAPSSPRIPPLRQNSGHQTPRVRPHATTLNIPGMTRSRVSPDGRIPSRDVAAKLVIVMVGLPARGKSYITKKLQRYLSWQQHDSRIFNVGNRRRVAAGRRVSVHPKLQPEPEHMDPPVHAASILLNGNPAPFGPEQAEPEKLDLNDAAQSEVDQSATFFDPKNQTAAAMREQCAMDTLDELLDYLLDGGGAVGILDATNSTIERRKNITNRIKQREPKLGILFIESICQDPTLLEANMRLKLSGPDYRDKDPQKSLEDFKKRVAAYESAYVPLGEYEEKHDLQYIQMIDVGRKLIQHRLKGFLSSGISTYLASFNLAPRQIWITRHGQSVDNELGRLGGNSPLTERGHCYGQALHNFITYQRKHWLIEQKSKKAQATFPPVPGDNTPPYPEMYREIEDKNFCVWTSMLDRSVDTAEYFEADDDYDVKNWEMLNEMNSGQFEGMTYAEIAQKEPEEFAKRAQDKLNYIYPGVGGEGYLQVVSRLRDMVREVERIEDHLLIIGHRSVCRVLMAYFMDLSLADITDMDIPLGMLYSIEPKPYGLDFHAYRYNEDQGWFDELPNYKPTKTARNSIIKPQH, from the exons GTCGCCGACAATCAAAACAGTCCGGACTGTTAAAATCTGTGATGCATAACCTTCTCGGTGTATCACCTCCTTCGCCAGCGCTGCCAGCGCAACATTCGTCTGCAGCGCAACAGACATCCTCAAATTCTCTACCACCTACATCGAATCCTAGCTCGAATCCGACGTCAAACCCAACTTCAGACCCTTCCTCGAATCCAAACAACCCAAATAACTACGCGGTTCTTCCTCCACCAGCAGATGGTGACCATgaccatcttcctcctccagcaaATGCACCTTCCTCGTTGGCTGTGGCACTGCGATCGCTAAACGATTTGACCGAAACCCCCACATATGCGCGAAGCGTCACTTCAACAGCGCCGAGCTCGCCACGCAT TCCTCCGCTACGACAGAATTCTGGACATCAAACACCACGAGTCCGGCCACATGCGACAACGCTCAACATTCCGGGCATGACCCGGTCAAGAGTCTCACCTGATGGAAGAATTCCTTCTCGTGATGTTGCCGCAAAGCTTGTTATTGTCATGGTAGGCTTGCCGGCCCGAGGAAAGTCTtacatcaccaagaagcttcaaAGGTATCtttcttggcagcagcatGATTCTCGCATTTTCAATGTCGGAAACCGAAGACGTGTAGCTGCCGGACGCAGAGTTTCTGTCCACCCAAAGTTGCAGCCTGAGCCGGAACACATGGATCCTCCTGTGCATGCGGCTTCCATTTTGCTAAATGGTAACCCGGCACCGTTTGGTCCCGAGCAGGCTGAGCCGGAGAAGCTTGATTTGAACGATGCCGCTCAATCCGAGGTGGACCAGTCCGCTACATTCTTTGATCCCAAGAACCAAACTGCCGCGGCCATGCGTGAGCAGTGTGCTATGGATACTTTGGACGAGCTGTTGGACTACCTTCTCGATGGAGGCGGCGCTGTCGGCATTCTTGATGCCACAAACAGCACTATTGAACGAAGAAAGAACATCACCAACCGCATTAAGCAGAGGGAGCCTAAGCTGGGTATTCTTTTCATTGAGAGTATCTGTCAAGATCCTACTCTTCTCGAGGCGAATATGCGGTTGAAGCTGTCTGGTCCTGACTATCGTGACAAGGACCCTCAGAAGTCACTGGAAGATTTTAAGAAGCGAGTCGCTGCATACGAGAGTGCGTACGTTCCTCTTGGTGAATACGAGGAAAAGCACGACTTGCAATACATCCAG ATGATTGATGTTGGTCGAAAACTAATCCAGCACCGTCTCAAGGGTTTCCTCAGCAGTGGTATTAGCACTTACCTCGCTAGCTTCAATCTTGCCCCTCGACAGATCTGGATTACCCGACATGGTCAGAGTGTCGATAACGAGCTTGGAAGATTGGGTGGAAACTCACCGCTTACCGAGCGCGGCCATTGCTACGGCCAAGCTCTTCACAACTTCATTACTTATCAGCGCAAGCACTGGCTTATTGAgcagaagagcaagaaagcTCAGGCTACTTTCCCTCCTGTGCCCGGTGACAACACACCTCCCTACCCTGAGATGTACCGGGAGATTGAGGACAAGAACTTTTGTGTCTGGACTTCGATGCTCGATCGCAGCGTGGACACAGCTGAATACTTCGAGGCCGACGATGACTACGATGTAAAGAACTGGGAAATGCTTAACGAAATGAACTCGGGCCAGTTCGAGGGTATGACATATGCGGAAATCGCACAGAAGGAGCCCGAGGAATTTGCCAAGCGAGCGCAGGACAAGCTCAACTACATCTATCCTGGAGTCGGGGGTGAAGGTTATCTGCAGGTTGTGAGCCGTCTGCGGGATATGGTTCGAGAGGTTGAGCGCATTGAAGATCATCTTCTTATCATTGGACACCGCTCTGTCTGTAGAGTCCTGATGGCCTATTTCATGGACCTGTCCCTGGCGGACATCACAGACATGGACATCCCCCTTGGCATGCTCTACTCTATTGAGCCCAAGCCTTACGGCCTTGACTTCCATGCTTACCGATACAACGAAGACCAGGGCTGGTTTGACGAGCTCCCCAACTACAAACCTACAAAGACGGCCcgcaacagcatcatcaagccaCAGCATTAA